From Bacillus sp. Bos-x628, the proteins below share one genomic window:
- the metK gene encoding methionine adenosyltransferase, translated as MSQNRRLFTSESVTEGHPDKICDQISDSILDEILKKDPNARVACETSVTTGLVLVSGEITTSTYVDIPKTVRDTIKEIGYTRAKYGFDAETCAVLTSIDEQSADIAQGVDKALEAREGTMTEEEIDAIGAGDQGLMFGFANNETEELMPLPISLAHKLSRRLTEVRKDGTLSYLRPDGKTQVTVEYDEQNKPARIDTVVISTQHAPEVTLEQIQSDLKEHVIRPVVPSELMDENTKYFINPTGRFVIGGPQGDAGLTGRKIIVDTYGGYARHGGGAFSGKDATKVDRSAAYAARYVAKNIVAAGLAESCEVQLAYAIGVAQPVSISIDTFGTGKASEEKLIEVVRANFDLRPAGIIKMLDLRRPIYKQTAAYGHFGRHDLDLPWEKTDKADTLRKEALGL; from the coding sequence ATGAGTCAAAATCGTCGTTTATTTACTTCAGAATCAGTAACAGAAGGACATCCAGATAAAATCTGTGATCAAATTTCAGACAGCATTTTAGATGAAATTTTAAAGAAAGATCCAAATGCACGTGTTGCTTGTGAAACTTCTGTAACAACCGGTCTCGTATTAGTCAGCGGTGAGATTACAACATCTACCTATGTTGATATTCCAAAGACGGTACGTGACACCATTAAGGAAATTGGCTACACACGTGCGAAATATGGTTTTGATGCGGAAACATGTGCGGTTCTTACATCAATTGATGAACAGTCAGCTGACATTGCACAAGGTGTAGACAAAGCGCTTGAAGCACGTGAAGGAACAATGACTGAAGAAGAAATTGATGCGATCGGTGCAGGTGACCAAGGGCTAATGTTTGGTTTTGCAAACAACGAAACAGAAGAGCTGATGCCGCTACCAATTTCACTAGCCCATAAATTATCTCGCCGCTTAACTGAAGTGCGCAAGGATGGAACGCTTTCGTACCTTCGTCCTGACGGAAAAACACAAGTAACAGTTGAATATGATGAACAAAACAAACCAGCTCGGATTGACACAGTCGTCATCTCTACACAGCATGCACCAGAAGTGACGCTTGAACAAATTCAAAGCGACTTGAAAGAGCATGTCATCCGCCCTGTGGTTCCAAGTGAATTGATGGATGAAAATACGAAATACTTTATTAATCCAACAGGTCGTTTCGTTATCGGCGGACCTCAAGGTGATGCTGGTTTAACTGGACGGAAAATTATCGTGGATACGTATGGCGGTTACGCTCGTCATGGCGGCGGCGCTTTCTCAGGTAAAGATGCAACGAAGGTTGACCGTTCTGCAGCATACGCTGCTCGTTATGTAGCGAAAAACATTGTAGCAGCTGGACTTGCAGAATCTTGTGAAGTGCAGCTTGCCTATGCCATTGGTGTAGCTCAGCCTGTGTCCATTTCTATTGATACGTTCGGAACAGGAAAAGCTTCTGAAGAGAAGTTAATTGAAGTGGTTCGTGCAAACTTTGATCTGCGTCCGGCTGGCATTATCAAAATGCTTGATCTGCGCCGCCCTATTTATAAACAAACGGCTGCATACGGACATTTTGGCCGACACGATTTAGATCTACCATGGGAAAAAACAGATAAGGCCGACACGCTTCGCAAGGAAGCATTAGGACTATAA
- a CDS encoding lysophospholipid acyltransferase family protein, with the protein MKESDKSRSFRRVFYIYLKRYLLNKHFRCLMLKGRIDPKEKLPVLYIANHSSWWDGLIIFLLTEKVSNLDHYMMMEEKQLKQYQFFRKLGAFPVHKEELKSVKQALMTAKDKMETGAAVWLFPQGKIMHQDARPLELEGGASFLVRQFDKVVVKPVTLHYTFNQFQKPTVSVVFGEDAVLSGESLRKKEVTHMLSNLLETQLNTHQAHVIADPDFSSNKEFVQMTRTSLSTSDVFDSFKKWVKTWRSS; encoded by the coding sequence TTGAAAGAAAGCGACAAAAGCCGTTCGTTTAGACGAGTCTTTTATATATATCTCAAACGATACTTACTAAACAAGCATTTCCGCTGTCTGATGTTGAAAGGAAGGATTGATCCGAAGGAGAAGCTTCCTGTTCTTTATATTGCAAATCACAGCTCGTGGTGGGATGGACTGATCATTTTTCTTTTAACTGAAAAAGTTTCTAATCTAGATCATTATATGATGATGGAGGAGAAGCAGTTAAAGCAGTATCAATTTTTCCGTAAGCTTGGTGCGTTTCCAGTTCATAAGGAGGAGCTTAAAAGTGTCAAACAAGCATTGATGACGGCAAAAGACAAAATGGAGACTGGTGCTGCTGTATGGCTTTTTCCACAAGGAAAAATCATGCATCAAGATGCGAGACCGCTTGAGCTGGAAGGCGGGGCTTCTTTTTTAGTGAGACAATTTGATAAGGTCGTGGTAAAGCCTGTGACCTTGCATTATACGTTTAATCAATTTCAAAAACCGACGGTATCAGTCGTGTTCGGAGAAGATGCCGTTTTATCTGGAGAGTCACTTCGGAAAAAGGAAGTGACTCATATGTTGTCAAATTTGCTTGAAACCCAGTTAAATACGCATCAAGCACATGTCATTGCTGATCCAGACTTTTCATCGAACAAAGAATTTGTGCAGATGACGAGAACAAGTCTTTCAACAAGTGATGTGTTTGATTCCTTTAAAAAGTGGGTGAAAACATGGCGATCTTCTTAA
- a CDS encoding DUF2584 domain-containing protein — MGMPIEFNTMIVTKGKETRIEENVFELMKEGYRIYPLNIPLELRKTKAGEKTGTAHVEKLELTDNVTKVTYRLISLHSTN, encoded by the coding sequence ATGGGAATGCCTATTGAATTTAATACAATGATTGTCACAAAAGGAAAAGAGACAAGAATTGAAGAGAATGTGTTTGAGCTCATGAAGGAAGGGTACCGCATTTATCCGTTAAACATTCCGCTTGAGCTGCGGAAAACGAAAGCCGGAGAAAAAACAGGAACAGCACATGTTGAAAAACTAGAACTGACAGATAATGTAACAAAGGTGACTTACCGCCTTATTTCATTACATTCAACGAATTAA
- a CDS encoding ABC transporter substrate-binding protein yields MNRSIKVRLAFIFIVLLFIPFVACQKEQEQTVQVAEVTHSVFYAPLYVALSKEFFQEEQLDVVVKTTWGGDKTMTALLSGGANIALTGSESSIYVESQGSKDSVINFAQLTQTDGTFLVSKEKVTHFSWDMLKGKEFLGQRKGGMPQMVGEYVLKKEGIDTKKDVRMIQNIDFANISGAFSSGTGDFVQLFEPAASLIEKEGKGYITASFGEASGKVPYTTFMAKKSYLEENKETAEAFTRAIYKAQQWVETKSPEEIAKTIQSHFPDTELDILTTAIKRYKQQQSYATNPLLNEKEWNKLQEIMKASGELLQYIPYKQLVDPSIAKKVTDNK; encoded by the coding sequence TTGAATCGTTCCATCAAAGTGAGACTCGCATTCATATTCATAGTCCTGCTCTTTATTCCATTTGTCGCCTGTCAAAAAGAACAAGAGCAAACCGTACAAGTAGCCGAGGTCACTCATTCAGTGTTTTATGCCCCCCTTTACGTGGCATTATCAAAAGAATTCTTTCAGGAAGAACAGCTCGATGTTGTGGTTAAAACCACATGGGGTGGCGACAAAACCATGACTGCACTCTTATCTGGAGGCGCCAATATTGCCCTAACCGGATCTGAGTCCTCAATTTATGTTGAGTCACAAGGATCAAAAGACTCTGTCATCAACTTTGCACAGCTCACACAAACAGATGGCACATTTCTTGTCTCAAAAGAAAAAGTGACTCACTTCTCTTGGGATATGTTGAAAGGGAAAGAATTTCTCGGACAACGGAAAGGCGGCATGCCACAAATGGTTGGTGAATATGTCCTAAAAAAGGAAGGCATTGATACAAAAAAGGATGTACGCATGATTCAAAATATTGACTTCGCAAATATTTCCGGTGCCTTTTCCTCTGGAACTGGTGACTTTGTTCAGTTATTTGAGCCGGCTGCCTCCTTAATTGAAAAAGAGGGCAAAGGCTACATTACCGCCTCCTTTGGAGAAGCTTCTGGCAAAGTACCGTATACCACCTTCATGGCTAAAAAGAGTTACTTAGAAGAAAACAAAGAGACGGCAGAAGCCTTTACTCGTGCCATTTACAAAGCCCAACAATGGGTAGAAACAAAGAGTCCTGAAGAAATTGCCAAGACAATTCAATCCCATTTCCCTGATACGGAACTTGATATTTTAACGACAGCCATCAAACGCTACAAGCAGCAACAGTCATATGCCACAAATCCCCTTTTGAATGAAAAAGAGTGGAACAAATTACAAGAAATCATGAAGGCGAGCGGCGAATTGCTACAATATATTCCATACAAACAGCTTGTAGATCCATCCATTGCGAAGAAGGTCACAGACAACAAATAA
- the pckA gene encoding phosphoenolpyruvate carboxykinase (ATP), protein MNSVDLKEDLQSLLSLENTHQNLSVPKLVEKILARNEGVLTSTGAVRATTGAYTGRSPKDKFIVKEESSEHKIDWGHVNQPISKDAFDRLYTKVVSYLRERDELFVFEGFAGADKRYRMPITVVNEFAWHNLFAKQLFIRPDGSTPSSNEKPFTILSAPHFKADPETDGTNSETFIIVSFEKRTILIGGTEYAGEMKKSIFSVMNYLLPEQDILSMHCSANVGQEGDVALFFGLSGTGKTTLSASASRKLIGDDEHGWSGTGVFNIEGGCYAKCVNLSEEKEPQIHKAIRFGSVLENVVLDEETREADYDNTFFTENTRAAYPIEMIDNIVKPSIAGHPSAIVFLTADAFGVLPPISRLTKEQAMYHFLSGYTSKLAGTERGVTSPETTFSTCFGSPFLPLPAHVYAEMLGKKIDEHGAKVFLVNTGWTGGGYGSGKRMNLAHTRAMVQAAIEGDLDHAEMVTDDIFGLHIPLHIPGVPDEVLQPAKTWADPEAYQEKARFLANEFKKNFKKFSHATSDIEAKGGPLV, encoded by the coding sequence ATGAACTCAGTGGATTTAAAAGAAGATTTGCAGTCATTGCTCTCATTAGAAAATACGCATCAAAATTTATCTGTTCCGAAGCTTGTTGAAAAGATTTTGGCACGCAATGAAGGCGTTTTAACATCAACAGGAGCTGTCCGAGCCACAACAGGTGCGTATACTGGACGTTCTCCTAAAGATAAATTTATCGTAAAAGAAGAAAGCTCTGAGCATAAAATCGATTGGGGTCATGTGAACCAGCCTATCTCCAAGGATGCATTTGATCGTTTATACACAAAGGTTGTGTCATACTTAAGAGAACGTGATGAACTATTTGTATTTGAAGGGTTTGCCGGCGCTGACAAACGATACCGCATGCCGATTACAGTTGTAAACGAATTTGCATGGCATAACCTATTTGCAAAACAACTTTTTATCAGACCGGACGGTTCTACCCCATCATCAAATGAAAAGCCTTTTACCATCTTATCTGCCCCTCACTTTAAAGCAGACCCTGAAACAGATGGAACAAACTCTGAAACCTTTATTATCGTCTCTTTTGAAAAACGGACGATTCTAATTGGTGGAACTGAATATGCGGGTGAAATGAAGAAATCGATTTTCTCTGTGATGAACTATCTGCTTCCTGAACAAGATATCCTTTCCATGCACTGCTCAGCAAACGTTGGTCAAGAAGGTGATGTTGCATTATTCTTTGGTCTTTCTGGTACTGGGAAAACCACCCTTTCCGCAAGTGCAAGCCGCAAGTTGATCGGTGACGATGAGCATGGCTGGTCTGGAACAGGTGTCTTTAATATTGAAGGCGGGTGTTATGCAAAATGTGTGAACTTAAGTGAAGAAAAAGAACCACAAATTCACAAGGCGATCCGCTTCGGTTCAGTCCTTGAAAATGTTGTGCTCGATGAAGAAACGCGCGAAGCTGATTATGATAACACGTTCTTTACTGAAAATACACGTGCTGCATATCCAATCGAAATGATTGACAATATCGTCAAACCAAGTATCGCAGGTCATCCATCCGCTATTGTCTTTTTAACGGCTGATGCATTTGGCGTCTTGCCTCCAATCAGCCGGTTAACAAAAGAACAAGCAATGTATCATTTCTTAAGCGGTTATACTAGTAAACTAGCAGGAACGGAACGTGGTGTGACTTCACCAGAAACGACGTTCTCAACTTGCTTCGGTTCACCATTTTTACCACTTCCAGCTCACGTATATGCAGAAATGCTCGGCAAAAAAATTGATGAGCATGGTGCAAAAGTATTCCTTGTGAATACAGGTTGGACTGGTGGCGGCTATGGGTCGGGCAAACGAATGAATCTTGCACACACAAGAGCGATGGTTCAAGCAGCCATTGAAGGCGATCTTGACCATGCAGAAATGGTCACTGATGACATTTTTGGATTGCACATTCCGCTTCATATTCCTGGCGTGCCAGATGAAGTACTTCAACCAGCCAAAACATGGGCAGACCCTGAAGCATATCAAGAAAAAGCACGTTTCCTTGCCAATGAATTTAAAAAGAACTTCAAAAAATTCAGCCATGCAACAAGTGATATTGAAGCAAAAGGCGGACCACTCGTATAA
- a CDS encoding carotenoid biosynthesis protein produces the protein MYRVSWVFVGWYIVGLLLMVFFKVPAWLQFANGIFLVLYACCVMEIGRNIYGRWRIVVKKAAIVGLLTFTVEWVGVKTGFPFGAYDYYPTLGFLVAGVPLTIAFAWVGVFLNSLFLSRQDAKWKRAIETGIWIVLLDLILDPVAAERKFWIWYDGGGFFGIPFENFVSWGMIGASLSFIFPLVSIDRKALLWTSRIYQAMVLFFGLLALKGDLDVIFYLALVIVILCEGRVQFERKRQKPFV, from the coding sequence GTGTATAGAGTTAGTTGGGTGTTTGTCGGCTGGTATATTGTTGGTCTTTTATTAATGGTGTTTTTTAAAGTCCCTGCATGGCTCCAGTTTGCCAACGGTATATTTCTTGTTTTGTACGCATGTTGCGTCATGGAGATAGGCCGGAATATTTATGGGCGTTGGAGAATTGTCGTCAAAAAAGCAGCCATTGTTGGGCTTCTGACGTTTACGGTTGAATGGGTAGGGGTCAAAACAGGATTTCCGTTTGGTGCCTATGATTACTATCCGACCTTAGGTTTTCTTGTAGCAGGGGTTCCATTAACGATTGCCTTTGCATGGGTAGGGGTTTTTCTTAATAGTCTTTTTTTATCTAGACAAGATGCGAAATGGAAACGAGCCATTGAAACGGGCATTTGGATTGTGCTACTTGATCTCATATTAGACCCAGTTGCCGCTGAGCGGAAATTTTGGATTTGGTATGATGGTGGCGGTTTTTTTGGTATTCCTTTTGAGAATTTTGTTAGCTGGGGTATGATTGGGGCAAGTCTCTCTTTTATTTTTCCGCTTGTATCTATTGATCGAAAGGCACTGCTCTGGACGAGTCGCATTTATCAGGCGATGGTGCTTTTTTTCGGTCTTCTAGCATTAAAGGGCGACTTAGATGTGATTTTTTATCTAGCGCTTGTCATTGTCATTTTGTGTGAAGGAAGGGTTCAATTTGAAAGAAAGCGACAAAAGCCGTTCGTTTAG
- the crtI gene encoding phytoene desaturase family protein: MKKVIIIGGGLGGLSAAIRLQSSGFQVTILEKEAALGGKLQRHKGEGYSFDLGPSTITMKAYFEEVFTACHRRMEDYVTFYPIYPLTKNFFSDGHTVELTPHIEQMETQIAQFSPEDAKQYRAFLRESKRLFQLAEDQFLNRLLLTWKDKTDMKLMKAFLAVKPFTSVQRLLRQYFRHPHTLAMFGRYATYIGSSPYEAPAIFNMMAYLEGEKGIYGVKGGTYRLVEAFETLAKELGVQIQVNEQVKTIHVTDRRIQGVETGQKMYEADQVIAGADALTVYRQLIAEKDRPSYLNQKLSKIEPSLSGFVLLLGVPKVYEQLSHHNVFFPENYEQEFKDIFQRKQLPNDPTLYICYSGHSEPDLSGGTDRSNFFVLANAPYVTKEQDWDMLKETYRQHIKTKLKEKGFFDIEQLVEYEAVQTPLDLQQKTGAYQGAIYGMSSNSFKQAFFRINNKSKDIEGLWFVGGTSHPGGGTPIVTKSGQLVAEAITRQYE, translated from the coding sequence ATGAAAAAAGTCATCATCATTGGTGGAGGTCTAGGCGGATTATCGGCTGCAATTCGCCTGCAGTCAAGTGGGTTTCAAGTCACCATTCTTGAAAAGGAAGCAGCTCTTGGCGGGAAGTTACAGCGCCACAAAGGAGAAGGATACTCTTTTGATTTGGGGCCAAGTACCATCACGATGAAGGCGTATTTTGAAGAGGTATTCACAGCCTGTCATAGACGAATGGAAGATTATGTGACATTTTATCCCATTTACCCGCTTACAAAAAACTTTTTTTCAGATGGTCATACTGTCGAGCTCACGCCGCATATAGAGCAGATGGAAACACAAATTGCCCAATTTAGTCCAGAGGATGCAAAGCAATATCGCGCATTTTTACGTGAATCAAAGAGGCTGTTTCAATTAGCAGAGGATCAGTTTTTAAATCGTTTGTTATTGACATGGAAGGATAAGACGGATATGAAGTTGATGAAAGCATTTCTTGCTGTTAAACCTTTTACATCCGTTCAGCGGCTGCTGCGTCAATATTTTCGTCATCCCCATACACTGGCTATGTTTGGGCGTTATGCAACATATATTGGTTCATCACCATATGAAGCACCAGCGATTTTTAATATGATGGCGTATTTAGAAGGGGAAAAGGGCATTTATGGGGTGAAGGGCGGTACATATCGATTAGTTGAAGCTTTTGAAACATTGGCGAAGGAATTAGGTGTACAGATTCAAGTAAACGAGCAAGTGAAAACAATTCATGTAACAGATCGGCGTATCCAGGGAGTTGAGACGGGTCAAAAAATGTATGAAGCAGATCAAGTCATTGCGGGAGCAGATGCGCTCACCGTCTACCGGCAGCTAATCGCTGAAAAAGATCGTCCGAGTTATCTGAATCAAAAACTGTCGAAAATAGAGCCATCTTTATCTGGCTTTGTCCTCTTACTTGGTGTGCCTAAAGTATATGAACAGCTTTCTCATCATAATGTGTTCTTCCCTGAGAATTATGAGCAGGAATTCAAGGATATCTTCCAGCGAAAGCAATTGCCGAATGATCCGACGCTTTACATTTGCTATTCAGGCCATTCTGAACCGGATTTGAGCGGGGGAACAGATAGAAGTAACTTTTTTGTACTGGCAAATGCGCCTTATGTGACAAAAGAGCAAGATTGGGACATGCTAAAGGAGACATATCGTCAGCATATCAAAACAAAATTAAAGGAAAAAGGTTTTTTTGATATTGAACAGCTTGTAGAGTATGAGGCTGTTCAAACGCCGCTTGACTTGCAACAGAAAACCGGCGCTTATCAAGGAGCCATTTACGGCATGTCCTCAAATTCTTTTAAGCAAGCGTTCTTTCGAATCAATAATAAATCAAAGGATATTGAAGGGCTTTGGTTTGTAGGAGGGACAAGTCATCCGGGAGGCGGGACCCCGATTGTTACAAAATCAGGACAGCTAGTCGCAGAAGCGATTACGAGACAATACGAGTAA
- a CDS encoding glycosyltransferase, with translation MAIFLIVICVFLLCQFIFTIWNVKQFPTLEPVSSPSSDENISLSILIPARNEEKRIEACLQSIVNQRVLPKELIVLDDHSTDQTRAIAERYAKTYPWIYVKSGKSLPQGWLGKSYACFQLAEEASSNWLLFLDADVRLKTGAVEAVYKQLCIQKTGMLSGFPEQKTGTFLEHLVVPMMMFTIGCHLPVKWVSTSNNPHFAAAHGGFIAIEKDCYLAVGGHEAIKDSLVDDMALARRVKQMGYPFTLASIHPFVYMRMYENGQEVWEGYRKNIFPGVNRNIALLSGVFCLYTILYLAPVICLLIALVQVDFTNICLAILCYGLGVSIKAAIDIENGRTSAMAFLLPLSILTLIAIGIASIKIGLKKEGYVWKGRRYE, from the coding sequence ATGGCGATCTTCTTAATCGTGATTTGTGTTTTTCTTCTCTGTCAATTCATCTTTACGATATGGAATGTAAAGCAGTTTCCTACCTTGGAGCCAGTTTCTTCTCCTTCTTCTGATGAGAATATATCATTGTCGATTCTCATCCCAGCAAGAAACGAGGAAAAACGGATTGAAGCCTGTCTTCAATCTATCGTTAATCAGCGTGTTTTGCCGAAGGAGCTCATTGTGCTTGATGATCATTCAACGGATCAGACAAGAGCCATCGCAGAACGTTACGCAAAAACGTATCCATGGATTTATGTGAAATCGGGTAAATCATTACCGCAGGGGTGGCTTGGTAAATCATATGCGTGTTTTCAGTTAGCTGAGGAGGCGTCGTCTAATTGGTTGCTATTTTTAGATGCAGATGTGAGGTTAAAGACGGGAGCAGTTGAGGCAGTATACAAGCAGTTGTGTATTCAAAAAACGGGGATGCTTTCAGGCTTCCCAGAGCAAAAAACAGGCACTTTCCTTGAGCATCTGGTGGTCCCAATGATGATGTTTACGATTGGTTGTCATCTACCGGTTAAGTGGGTAAGCACATCCAACAATCCTCATTTTGCAGCAGCTCATGGCGGTTTTATTGCTATTGAAAAGGACTGTTATCTTGCAGTTGGCGGTCATGAAGCGATTAAAGATTCGCTTGTAGATGATATGGCACTTGCAAGACGCGTGAAGCAAATGGGGTATCCGTTTACGCTTGCCAGTATCCATCCATTTGTTTATATGAGAATGTATGAAAATGGACAGGAAGTATGGGAAGGCTACCGCAAAAACATATTTCCTGGTGTGAATCGGAATATTGCTTTATTAAGTGGTGTCTTTTGCTTATACACCATACTTTATTTGGCTCCAGTCATTTGTCTGCTGATCGCACTTGTCCAAGTGGATTTTACGAACATCTGTTTAGCCATTCTTTGCTACGGACTAGGTGTATCAATAAAAGCTGCGATTGATATAGAGAATGGCAGGACGTCCGCTATGGCTTTTTTATTACCACTTAGCATTCTTACATTGATCGCCATTGGCATTGCCTCTATAAAGATCGGGCTGAAAAAAGAAGGATATGTATGGAAGGGAAGAAGATATGAATGA
- a CDS encoding prolyl oligopeptidase family serine peptidase: MIVEKRRFPSPHPNIHLYTVTYKADGLRIKGLLAEPTEDGTYDGFLYLRGGIKNVGMVRPGRIVQFAAQGFVVFAPFYRGNQGGEGNEDFAGEDRQDAFAAFQLLKHHPKVKKDRIHIFGFSRGGMMGIWTAVEMKEKAASFVSWGGVSDMKLTYEERVDMRRMMKRVIGGPPHKVPEEYEVRTPLNVVDQIEAPVLIIHGEQDQNVSIEHAYLLEEALRKHGKSVETWYFHGYNHYFPPQHNREIVRRLSTWMHSRKSGNMVK; encoded by the coding sequence GTGATTGTGGAAAAAAGAAGGTTTCCTTCACCCCATCCGAATATTCACTTATACACAGTGACGTATAAGGCAGATGGACTCCGGATAAAAGGGCTACTCGCAGAACCAACAGAAGATGGCACTTATGATGGCTTTCTCTATTTAAGAGGCGGCATTAAAAATGTCGGGATGGTCAGGCCAGGGAGAATCGTGCAATTTGCAGCGCAAGGCTTTGTTGTGTTTGCTCCTTTTTATCGCGGAAATCAGGGGGGCGAAGGCAACGAAGATTTTGCAGGAGAGGACAGGCAAGATGCTTTTGCTGCATTTCAGCTTTTGAAGCATCATCCTAAGGTGAAAAAAGACCGTATCCATATTTTTGGCTTTTCTCGTGGCGGTATGATGGGGATTTGGACGGCTGTTGAAATGAAGGAGAAGGCCGCATCCTTTGTTTCATGGGGAGGCGTGAGTGATATGAAGCTCACTTATGAAGAACGTGTTGATATGAGAAGAATGATGAAGCGTGTGATTGGCGGTCCGCCACATAAAGTACCAGAGGAATACGAGGTGAGAACCCCCCTGAATGTCGTGGATCAAATCGAAGCACCTGTTTTAATTATTCATGGAGAACAGGATCAAAATGTTTCGATTGAGCATGCGTATTTATTGGAGGAAGCATTACGTAAGCATGGAAAGTCTGTGGAGACATGGTATTTCCACGGATACAATCATTATTTCCCCCCGCAACATAACCGAGAGATTGTCAGACGGCTGTCAACATGGATGCACAGCCGAAAAAGCGGAAATATGGTAAAATAA